The nucleotide sequence TGGTGTCCAAATTAGAATTGAAGCATACGCACCTGTGTTTGATGATGGAAATTTACTATATCACTACAATAactccttcggcaagtataccaaattatcgtcaagtaaaaactcaataagagtgaggtcaatcctaCGAGGATTGATTGATTGAACAACTTTAGTTATAGGGTGATTTAGTTAAGCTAATCAAGAATAAGTGTTGAGTGCAACAAATTAAATAACGGAATTGTAAAGGACTTGAAGATAAAAAAAAGCAGTAAAGTGCTGGAATGTAAAGAGCATAAAGAAAATTGCTAGAATGTAAATgatagaaatgtaaatgactgaattgtaaaagGGGAATGGGTTGATTGACAGAAATTAAataaagctataaagaatagggaATATAAGAATGGGGAAGATTCATTGGGGTTAGGAGTTGTTGCTTTCTTCGGATTAATTTtagatcatctcatcttcaatcatgaaACTCATTGACcttttggcaatcatgattgattgaatccgaattccttggtaatttaatctctcaaatcttgataataagctaattccttggtctaattgctcatgaaaagagataagcttggtccctgattttaccacacatcctcatagatccaagtaGTGGGTAGATttaatgtcaccatatccaatcccgaaacccagatctactcaatgtgagaagggatttcaagcatgatttaatgtttcctcttccaaggttcccatgaaacccaatttgcattcaatctcttttccaagataattgaatgctaagcatgaagaacgaaattccttctagcaaatcaaagagagatgaagagaagaaaaaattcactatcattaatccatcaaatacAACAGAATTTCCTTCCCCAATGAGAaggagtttagctactcatagcttagagatAGAGTACAAGAGATGAAAGAAGATGAAAGTAAAGTAAAGTAAAGTGAAGTAAAAGTTTCAAGTCCCCTTTCAGTACTCTtcaaggggtatttatactactcttattactataaaataagaaattacaaaaaggaaaagaaattacaattaaaactaaaggGAATACTCTCTCATTGATGGCATGTGAGTGGCGTGTGAGTGGCGTGTGAacggcgtgccatgcccagcttgGTATCGCTTGGCGCTCCACGCCCTggatctcaagtggcacgcccatgttgaTAATTGGCTTGGCGTGTCACGCCCaagtctcaagtggcacgccccatggtggagtcttccatcttcttctctggaaaattgaactggcgtgccacgcccttgttagGGTCTTCAATCTTCTTCTCTGGAAggttggcctggcgtgccacgcccaggtctggcatgccacgcccttgttgATGCACAAACTTTCCTTTCTGGTCCAGtgaactagcgtgccacgcccatgatgcgaggaaggttggcgtgccacgcctagagtCTCAAGTGACACACCTTCGATGAGGTAttgacttggcgtgccacgctcaagatctcaagtggcacgcccatgatgAAGTCTTCACCCTCCTCCTCTGGGCaattggcttggcgtgccacgcccaggtttGAGTCTTCAATCTCTCTTTCTGGTTAAGTGAACTGGCGTTCCACGCCAAGGACTCAAGTGGCACTCCCATGATGATGGTTTGGGCtcacaagcttggcgtgccatgcccctagtaccaagtggcacgcccattgatgaTGCTCCTTCCTTTCTCCTCTGGAATAgatagttggcgtgccacaccctgtagtggtgtgccacgccctgcagtggcgtgccacgcccatgataaAGCCCAGTAACTCTTTTCTGGATTAAgtaactggcatgccacgcccatagtaaaCGCAATAACTCTTCTCTGGATCAAGTAACTGGCGTGCCAAGCCTggccttggcatgccacgcccatagtaaCTTTGAAGCACTCTCTTCTAGACAatatagttggcgtgccacgcccagcagtgGCGTGCCACGACCATTGTGATGTTAAGAAATCCTTCTCTGGAGAGCATAACCGGCGTGCCACACCCAAACAGTGGCGTGCCACGTCCATAGTGGATCTTGGAAAACCTTCTCTGGGATACATAGCTGGCGTACCACGCCCAGTCAAAGATCCAGGCGTTTGCTTGAAGTGGCACGCCCCACACACACGCCCAGCACCTTTGCTTgctttcttcctcttttgttgctcttttcacctgaaatccaAGTAAGAACTCATTTCAAAGCAGAGTCTTATAAGATTATGATATAACTCTTATCAATGCATCAAATGAATGAGAATTCATCACTTCTATGGCCCTTTTAGATgagagaaagaggtagatgataCAAGTCATCAGTGTTCTGCCAAGCAAGCTGTGTATTACATTGAGTACAGGGAACTGACCATCCATGCCAAGTGTGTGATTCAGGACAACGATGAGGCTGGCATACGGCCCAATAAGACTTATCTCACACTGGCGAACGAGGTTGGTGGCTCGTCAAATTTGGGTTACTCAGAAAAGGATGTGAGGAACTATATTACGAGCAATCTGCGCTGTGCTGACGAAAACGCAGATGTGAAGGAAATGATTAGCTATTTCATGTGAATGAAAGATATCAACCTGAATTTTCTTTATGCAGTTGATGTGGACGAAGCTAACAAGTTTAAGAGTGCGCTTTGGGTAGATGCAAGATGCAGGGCGTCCTATGAATATTATGGAGACATGGTATCGTTTGATACAATGTACAGTAGAAACAAGTATATTTGTGTTTCTGTCTCTATTGAAAGGGTTATTGTTTTCGCACTATCGTGATTTGTAATTTTGGATGGATTTATTATAGGCACGGACTTCCGTTTGCATATTTCATTGGTGTCAACCATCATGGCAAGTCCACTCTGCTCGGATGTGCTTTGCTGGGAAATGAAGAAATTCATAGCTTTGAGTGGGTCTTTAAGTAATGGTTGAAGTCATCGAAACTCCCCCACAGGCCATCATCACGGACTAGTGCAAATCCATGTTTGGTGCTATTAGGAATGCCCTTCCAGATACTCGCCACCGATGGTGCATATGGCACATAATGAAGAAGATACCGCAAAAAGCTCGGAGGATATGCTCGGTACTGAGAAATAGATGCTAGAATGCATCGCACTGTTTGGAATGCCTGGTATGTGGAATCTTTCGAGAAGGATTGGTGTGCATTCATCGCTGAGTTTAACTTAGAGCAAAACAGATGGCTATTAGGTTCGTTCTGTATTGTGCTCCTTTGTTTTTTTTGGATATTAGGTTTGTTATGCAGGTTCTGTTTTAACTATACTCAATTTTAGGTCCCGTTGTCATCGGGTGATTTGTAACCTATTTGGATACTATTATGGGATATCTTTGTTCGAAAGGTCTATGTCTACTTGGTTCACTAAGTCTGTAGTTATGTGTTGTGATGTAGCCAATTGTTCATGATGGTGATTATTGCTTTGTTTTCTTCTGGTTTTGTAGACCTTTATGACGATCGTCGaatatgggttccaatctatttTCAAGGTGAATTTTAGAATGGTATGAGAAGTACCCAACGGAGTGAGAGTATGAACGCCTTTTTTAGTGGTTACTTGCATTGCAAGAGTGGACTGGTTCAGTTCATGCATGAGTATGACAATGTACTTGGGACCAAGGAGCAAAAGGAGCTGGAGGACGATGCTGCAGACTCTAAAGGAGTCGTTCCCTATTCATCGAGCTctacaattgaaaaaaaaatttagcatGAGTATATAACCTCTAAGTTTAGGGAAGTACAACAGGAATTTAGAAAAAAAGGGATTGTTTAGTCCGTGGTGTGACTCAGGATGGTGATTTATTTTGTGTGACCGTAAATGAGCAATACCTACTATATGGGGAGGCTAGGTCCTGGACGAACAATGTCAAGTTTGACCCAGCGACACATAAGATTCATTGCGAGTGTAACATGTTTGAATTAAGAAGTATTCTTTGTTGTCATTGTCTTGTTGTGTTCTTTTATTACGGAGTAGACAGAGTATCATCTTGCTATGTGCTCCCTCGATGGAGCAAGAATGTACAGTGCAAATACACTttcatcaagagcagccacgacgagaaGCAGTCCGATGAAAGCCACAACTTATTTAGAGGACTATGTTCTCACTTCTTCAATGTTGCCCAGAATTTCATGACATGTGAAGAAGAAGCGGCCATGTTACATTCGGGTCTTGATGAGTTAAGGGCCAAGCTATTTGATTATTGTGCGAACTTGGGGCCCAGAAGTGTGCCAACTACATAGAATAGCATGGTGAAATAATGTGACCCCGCTCTTGGTTCATCTGACATACGAGGTCCTTCGAAGGTCGCAACGAAGGGTCAGCCGAGATTGAAGAGGCTTGGATCTAAACTGGACACCTGCATCAAGAAATCtatgtgaagaagaagaagaacttggaacccatgggtcgggggttcccATTCCGTATATATTctctatttttcagatgcagatccTGGTGCTTAGCAGTGAGCTGGATTTGTCTAGAAGGCGGCGAAGTTTATTTGATTCTGTTTTGTACTTTTAGAATCTCTCCTGTTTATTTTGATAAAACTTCAATATGATGTATGTAGGTGTTTATTTtgaaacttgcctatagaggcgaTGACGTATCTTGAGAGAGATAGGAAATACTGTTGTCAAACTAGTTTTAAATTCTGTActctagccggcctaaacttcgcaggtCACGATTAGTAAATCTCAAAATGACAAATGACGAGGGGAATAATCTCAACTttactaacacacacacacacacacacacacacacacacacacacatacttaCTATTATTCCACCTTAAGTCGTACCACCATAATATcgttgacttatgactcgagcataaggatctgtatattagggtgttacacaaataGTTCTGTTTTCAGGCACCTGCGAACAATACGTGACTAACAGTACATAACTTATATAAGTAGAGACATCCAAAGATAAGACATTCAAACCACAACATGATTAACCACtggaaataaaaaaatttcaaagtgtagcggtgataaaccactattttatgatatattttggactgaattgagtgggttttgtcaactattctcacacttcttcatgtaaattgcatgtttttaagttttcttcctaattttgtgctataattgaaaacatgcttcctaggcctttaaatcaCTAATTTTAACCCTTtgttattgccattcgatgccatgatatgtgcgttaagtgattacaGGATTTATAGAGCAGGAATCCAGGAATGGcatagaggatgaaaaggaagcatgttaaagtggaaggaacaaaAGAAATTGAAGATTTGTGAAgctggaagcgacgcgtacgcatggctgaagCATAGACGTGATCAAGCCATCTTATAAGTGACGCATACGTGTGACTGATGCGTCAtgctaaagtggaaggaacacaagaatttaaagatttgagaagctggagGTGACGCGCGCACATGGCTGAAGCGTATGCGTGATCAAGCCATttttcaagcgacgcgtacgcatgatcaaGCCATttttcaagcgacgcgtacgcgtgactgatgcgtacgcgtgaccaggagcaTCGACcactgacgcgtacacgtaactgatgcatacgcgtgaccttgTGCAGAGCCCAGCAACGCGTGCATATGGCTGACATGTACGCGTGATGAACGTCACGTGCCGCAATtaacagaattcgctgggggcaatttctgggttgattttggcccagttccaagcccgaaaatgCAGACTAGAGGCTGAGATGGAGCTGAGACTGTGGACACTTCACTTTCACTTTAGTTTTTAGTTAGTTTTGAATTCTAGTAAGAAAAATTCctacttctct is from Arachis ipaensis cultivar K30076 chromosome B01, Araip1.1, whole genome shotgun sequence and encodes:
- the LOC107610062 gene encoding protein FAR1-RELATED SEQUENCE 5-like, with protein sequence MALLDERKRELTIHAKCVIQDNDEAGIRPNKTYLTLANEVGGSSNLGYSEKDVRNYITSNLRFDVDEANKFKSALWVDARCRASYEYYGDMVSFDTMYSRNKHGLPFAYFIGVNHHGKSTLLGCALLGNEEIHSFEWVFKYSPPMVHMAHNEEDTAKSSEDMLGSVLTILNFRSRCHRVICNLFGYYYGISLFESQLFMMVIIALFSSGFVDLYDDRRIWVPIYFQDRVSSCYVLPRWSKNVQCKYTFIKSSHDEKQSDESHNLFRGLCSHFFNVAQNFMTCEEEAAMLHSGLDELRAKLFDYCANLGPRSVPTT